Below is a genomic region from Phycisphaerae bacterium.
GACAGACGATCCGAACGCGCGTGGCCTCCGCATTCGCGTATCCGGCGATCCTCGCCGTGCTGGGAACGGGGGTGGTCCTGTTCCTCATGAGCTACGTGATTCCGCAACTGCTGGCCGTATTGGAAGCATCCGGCAAGTCCTTGCCGCTGGCGACACGCGTACTCAAACGATTGAGCGATTTCCTGATCGCGACCTGGCCGGTTCTCTTGCTGGCAGGCGTCGCGATCGTGGCAGGATGGGCGGCACTGATTCGATGGAAGCCATTCCGACGACGGTGGCACGCGCTGCAACTAGGCCTACCGGTCGTGGGAATTCTCCTGCGCAAGGTGCTCATCGCCAACTTCGCGCAGACGATGTGCATGCTGCTGCGAAGCGGCGTGACATTTGTCGAAGCTCTGCGACTGGTACACGACGGTGCGCGTCATCTCGTCCTTGTCCAGGAAGTCGAAAGCATGGCCGAGGCCATTCGCCGGGGCAGTGATATCGCTCCCTCGCTGCGAGAATCGAGAATCTTCCCCCCGCTCGTGGGTCGGGTGATGGCCGTCGGCCAGAACACGGGCGAACTGCCGGAGATGCTCCAACAACTCAAGGAGGGTTACGAGAGCGAGGTTCGCCTGGCGGTCGGCCGGGCAACCGCCGTCCTGGAACCGCTGATGATCGTGGTGATGTCCGCGATCGTCGGATTCGTCGTGTTTGCCACCATGATGCCCATTCTCGAGGCAACCAAAGTCCTGCAATCGTAGGTCAGGAGCCACATGTATGGTTTCCCATCGGTCAGAATTCTCGCGGATCGCATTTACCCTCGTGGAGTTGATGGTCGTCATCGTCATCGTGGGTGTGATGGCCACGGTCGTGACCATATCCGTTACGGACTACCTTGTGACGGCCAAGCAGAATGTGGCCCGCAGCGAGATCGCCACGATCAAGAATGCCCTATCGTTGCACTTCATGGAGACCGATCGCTATCCCAGTAGTGACGAGGGACTGGCCATCCTGAAGAAGCCGACGCCGCAGCACCCCAACGGGATTCTCAGCAACGACCTGCTCGACCCCTGGGGCCGGGAGTACATCTACATCTACCCCGGCACACGTGGCGTGTACGACGTGCTGAGTCTTGGTGCCGACGGCAGTGAAGGCGGCGTGGGCGCCAATAGCGACATCACAAGCTGGGAGCTGGAGGGATCAAAAGAGTGAAGCCGCTACTTCGCCAACGAGGTTTCACCCTGTTGGAGATGCTTGTGGTGACGGCGCTCGTCGCCGCCGCAATAGGAATGTCCACACTCGGAATGGCGGGACTGTCGGCGGAGAGTCGACTCCGCTCGGCCGGTGATCAACTCGCAACGACGTATTCGCTGGCCCAGACGCTTGCCACCCGAACCGGACTGGTTGTCAGAATGGAGTGCTCGGGGACCGTTTGCCGCCTTCGGCAGCTTCAGCGCCTGGAGACGGGCTGGGAGTGGTCTGAAGGACAGGAATTCTCATTTCCTGCGGGGACGAGGGTAACCGCATGGGGTGCTTGGCAGAACAACGGTTCGACCTTCACTGCGCCGAGTTGTGTCCCCGTATCGCCGGGCTACGTTGGTGAGGCCTATAGCGGCGTATTGCAGGGGCCCGGCGGGCTCATTGCGAACGTCACTATTAACGGAATGACGGGTGACCATGAAAC
It encodes:
- a CDS encoding type II secretion system F family protein, with protein sequence MPVFSYRICDADGASTGGLITADTAAAGRQTLREQGFRLVEFKPARALSRPKLRLPWRRRGRAEQIAEVARQLAMLLRAGVPLSEALGVLIEQWSGAIAAVLRDVRDRVSAGASLSESLQQHEGWFDPMFCSAVRVGELSGHLDRTLTEVAEFLRERQTIRTRVASAFAYPAILAVLGTGVVLFLMSYVIPQLLAVLEASGKSLPLATRVLKRLSDFLIATWPVLLLAGVAIVAGWAALIRWKPFRRRWHALQLGLPVVGILLRKVLIANFAQTMCMLLRSGVTFVEALRLVHDGARHLVLVQEVESMAEAIRRGSDIAPSLRESRIFPPLVGRVMAVGQNTGELPEMLQQLKEGYESEVRLAVGRATAVLEPLMIVVMSAIVGFVVFATMMPILEATKVLQS
- the gspG gene encoding type II secretion system major pseudopilin GspG, coding for MVSHRSEFSRIAFTLVELMVVIVIVGVMATVVTISVTDYLVTAKQNVARSEIATIKNALSLHFMETDRYPSSDEGLAILKKPTPQHPNGILSNDLLDPWGREYIYIYPGTRGVYDVLSLGADGSEGGVGANSDITSWELEGSKE
- a CDS encoding prepilin-type N-terminal cleavage/methylation domain-containing protein, whose protein sequence is MKPLLRQRGFTLLEMLVVTALVAAAIGMSTLGMAGLSAESRLRSAGDQLATTYSLAQTLATRTGLVVRMECSGTVCRLRQLQRLETGWEWSEGQEFSFPAGTRVTAWGAWQNNGSTFTAPSCVPVSPGYVGEAYSGVLQGPGGLIANVTINGMTGDHETVISRKGPFD